A part of Pseudomonas sp. HR96 genomic DNA contains:
- a CDS encoding DUF4124 domain-containing protein has protein sequence MRSTAVSLTLLLTLSPIAMAGQVYKWTDASGTTHFDAQPPENRPSTVVPLVKPPPPPPPAKEPETPTIGPTGPDQKTIDRQVRKKVDDQEAKRKEFCTTERTNLAQLQNNPRVSMEINGQTVRLTEEQRQKQIKDAETQIAKECTK, from the coding sequence ATGCGTTCCACTGCCGTCAGCCTCACGTTGTTGCTCACGCTCTCCCCCATCGCCATGGCAGGCCAGGTGTACAAATGGACGGACGCCAGCGGTACCACTCACTTCGACGCCCAGCCGCCGGAAAACCGCCCGTCCACCGTGGTCCCGCTGGTCAAGCCGCCGCCCCCGCCGCCGCCGGCCAAGGAGCCGGAAACCCCGACCATCGGGCCTACCGGGCCGGACCAGAAGACCATCGACCGCCAGGTGCGCAAGAAGGTCGATGACCAGGAGGCCAAGCGCAAGGAGTTCTGCACCACTGAGCGGACCAACCTGGCGCAACTGCAGAACAACCCGCGGGTCAGCATGGAAATCAACGGCCAGACCGTGCGCCTGACCGAGGAGCAGCGCCAGAAGCAGATCAAGGACGCCGAGACGCAGATCGCCAAGGAATGTACCAAGTAG
- the pssA gene encoding CDP-diacylglycerol--serine O-phosphatidyltransferase: MSERPEEPNQASDAESLLPIDEHVEEGHDAEGRKVRHRGIYLLPNLFTTANLFAGFYSIINSISAQSAGDPQQASKYFAYAAIAIFVAMILDSLDGRVARMTNTQSAFGAEYDSLSDMVAFGVAPALLAFGWALGDMGKVGWMVAFIYVAGAALRLARFNTQVGTADKRYFIGLASPAAAGVVAGTVWAFSDYGIQGSKMSFLVALLVAAAGMLMVSNIKYNSFKELDLKGRVPFVAILAVVLVFAVVFSDPPRVLLLIFLAYAASGPVQYLLKMRRHKR, translated from the coding sequence ATGAGCGAACGTCCCGAAGAGCCCAATCAGGCCTCTGACGCCGAAAGCCTGCTGCCCATCGATGAGCATGTCGAGGAAGGCCACGACGCCGAAGGACGCAAAGTCCGTCACCGTGGCATCTACCTGCTGCCCAACCTGTTCACCACGGCGAACCTGTTCGCCGGTTTCTACTCGATCATCAACTCGATCAGCGCCCAGAGCGCCGGCGATCCGCAGCAGGCGAGCAAGTACTTCGCCTATGCGGCCATCGCGATTTTCGTGGCGATGATCCTCGACAGTCTGGACGGGCGTGTCGCGCGCATGACCAACACGCAAAGCGCTTTCGGTGCCGAGTATGACTCGCTGTCCGACATGGTCGCCTTTGGTGTAGCGCCGGCGTTGCTGGCATTCGGCTGGGCACTGGGCGACATGGGCAAGGTCGGCTGGATGGTCGCCTTCATCTACGTGGCCGGAGCCGCGTTGCGCCTGGCGCGCTTCAACACTCAGGTCGGCACCGCCGACAAGCGCTACTTCATCGGCCTGGCCAGCCCGGCCGCGGCAGGCGTAGTGGCCGGTACCGTGTGGGCGTTCAGCGACTACGGTATCCAGGGTTCGAAGATGTCCTTCCTGGTGGCGCTGCTGGTGGCGGCCGCCGGCATGCTGATGGTCAGCAACATCAAGTACAACAGCTTCAAGGAACTGGACCTCAAAGGGCGCGTACCCTTCGTGGCCATCCTGGCCGTGGTGCTGGTATTCGCCGTGGTATTCAGCGATCCGCCGCGCGTGTTGCTGCTGATTTTCCTTGCCTATGCGGCTTCCGGGCCGGTGCAATACCTGCTCAAGATGCGTCGCCACAAACGCTAG
- a CDS encoding tetratricopeptide repeat protein translates to MNKWLFPAAVATLALLGGCATEPRGAIPVVDSGSAVSYSERVSANRSGYRAPVAQAQPQAVPEDSGVVVMVPGAAGGSQPIQGNPAPSSQPIVPGPITPGPITPGPITPGPVTSGPAATPGSYSVPASPSGIPSSSAGGGLAADEQLDGPVLALLTTAQQQQGSGDLNGASSSLERAQRIAPREPQVLYRLAQVRLSQGDSAQAEQLAQRALTYANGRPDLQASLWTTIAQARDKQGDAAGAAAARQKAKVNL, encoded by the coding sequence GTGAACAAGTGGTTGTTTCCAGCAGCTGTCGCCACCCTGGCCTTGCTCGGTGGCTGTGCAACCGAGCCCCGTGGGGCGATTCCGGTGGTCGACTCGGGCAGTGCCGTAAGTTACAGCGAGCGCGTGTCGGCCAACCGCAGCGGCTATCGTGCGCCAGTGGCCCAGGCGCAGCCGCAGGCGGTGCCGGAAGATTCCGGTGTGGTGGTGATGGTGCCCGGTGCCGCTGGCGGTTCGCAGCCGATCCAGGGCAATCCGGCGCCGTCCAGCCAGCCAATCGTGCCCGGGCCCATTACTCCTGGTCCTATCACTCCTGGCCCTATCACTCCCGGCCCGGTCACGTCCGGGCCAGCCGCGACCCCCGGCAGTTACTCGGTGCCGGCCAGTCCAAGTGGCATTCCGAGCAGCAGTGCCGGCGGTGGCCTTGCGGCTGACGAGCAACTGGATGGGCCGGTGCTGGCATTGCTGACCACCGCCCAGCAGCAACAGGGCAGCGGCGACCTCAATGGCGCCTCGTCGAGCCTTGAGCGTGCGCAGCGGATCGCTCCGCGTGAGCCACAAGTGCTCTACCGCCTGGCCCAGGTACGGCTGTCGCAAGGTGATTCGGCCCAGGCCGAGCAGCTGGCGCAGCGTGCTCTGACCTACGCCAACGGTCGCCCCGACCTGCAGGCCAGCCTCTGGACCACCATCGCCCAGGCCCGCGACAAGCAGGGTGATGCCGCTGGCGCTGCCGCCGCGCGGCAAAAAGCCAAGGTCAATCTCTGA
- the msrP gene encoding protein-methionine-sulfoxide reductase catalytic subunit MsrP, whose protein sequence is MLIKLPRPCDCTQSQVTPEPLYLSRRRLLGNSLALAGVSSLPRWATAADASRYADVEAGNAPGWFAEKLAQTRWQATTVAGEGITPYKDATHYNNFYEFGTDKGDPAANAGTLKTEPWSVVIDGEVGKPGRYALEDFIKPYALQERIYRLRCVEAWSMVIPWLGFPLADLLKQVEPTSRAKFIRFETLQDPQSMPGQRSSFALIDWPYVEGLRLDEAMNPLAILAVGMYGRELPNQNGAPLRLVVPWKYGFKSGKSIVRISLTAEQPKTTWQQIAPSEYGFYANVNPTVDHPRWTQARERRLPSSLFSPNVRETLMFNGYADEVASLYQGMDLRKNY, encoded by the coding sequence ATGCTGATCAAGCTTCCCAGGCCTTGCGATTGCACGCAGTCGCAGGTCACCCCCGAACCCCTCTATCTTTCACGCCGCCGCCTGCTCGGCAATTCGCTGGCGCTTGCCGGCGTCAGCAGCCTGCCGCGCTGGGCGACAGCGGCCGATGCCTCGCGTTACGCCGACGTCGAAGCCGGCAACGCGCCTGGCTGGTTCGCCGAAAAGCTGGCGCAAACCCGATGGCAAGCCACGACGGTGGCGGGGGAGGGCATCACTCCTTATAAAGACGCCACTCACTACAATAACTTCTACGAGTTCGGCACTGACAAGGGCGATCCTGCGGCCAATGCCGGCACCCTGAAAACCGAGCCCTGGTCGGTGGTCATCGACGGCGAGGTGGGCAAGCCCGGGCGATACGCTCTGGAGGACTTCATCAAGCCGTATGCCTTGCAGGAGCGGATCTACCGGCTGCGCTGCGTCGAGGCCTGGTCAATGGTCATTCCGTGGCTGGGCTTTCCCTTGGCGGATCTGCTCAAGCAGGTCGAACCGACTTCCAGAGCGAAATTCATTCGCTTCGAGACCCTGCAGGATCCCCAGTCCATGCCGGGCCAGCGTTCCAGCTTTGCCCTGATCGATTGGCCGTATGTAGAAGGGCTGCGCCTGGATGAGGCGATGAATCCGCTGGCGATACTTGCGGTAGGGATGTATGGGCGCGAACTGCCCAATCAGAACGGCGCGCCATTGCGTCTGGTGGTGCCGTGGAAGTACGGCTTCAAGAGTGGCAAGTCGATCGTGCGCATCAGCCTGACGGCCGAGCAGCCGAAAACCACCTGGCAGCAGATCGCACCGAGCGAGTACGGCTTCTATGCCAACGTCAACCCCACGGTCGACCACCCGCGCTGGACTCAGGCGCGCGAGCGCCGCTTGCCCAGCAGCCTGTTCAGCCCCAATGTACGAGAGACCTTGATGTTCAATGGTTACGCTGACGAAGTCGCGTCCTTGTATCAGGGTATGGATCTGCGGAAGAACTACTGA
- a CDS encoding acetolactate synthase 3 large subunit translates to MELLSGAEMIVRFLRDEGVKHIYGYPGGALLHVYDALFKEPEVEHILVRHEQAATHMADGYARATGKAGVVLVTSGPGATNAITGIATAYMDSIPMVVLSGQVPSTMVGTDAFQETDMIGISRPIVKHSFMIKSVQEIPEVLKKAFYLAQSGRPGPVVVDIPKDMTNPTDKFEYVYPKKAKLRSYSPAVRGHSGQIRKAAEMLLAAKRPVLYAGGGVILGGGSAQLTELAHLLDLPVTNTLMGLGAFPGTDRQFVGMLGMHGSYTANLVMHHADVILAVGARFDDRVINGASKFSPNAKIIHVDIDPASISKTIKADVPIVGPVDSVLTEMVATLKEIGQAPNKEAVAAWWKQVDEWRGDRGLFPYEKGDGSKIKPQTVIETLCEVTKGDAYVTSDVGQHQMFAAQYYKFDKPNRWINSGGLGTMGFGFPAAMGVKLSFPDAHVACVTGEGSIQMNIQELSTCLQYGLPVKIILLNNGVLGMVRQWQDMNYGGRHSHSYVESLPDFVKLVESYGHVGIRVTDLKDLKPKMEEAFAMTDRLVFLDIQVDASEHVYPMQIKDGSMRDMWLSKTERT, encoded by the coding sequence GTGGAGCTTTTATCTGGCGCTGAGATGATCGTCCGCTTTTTGCGTGACGAAGGTGTCAAGCATATCTACGGGTACCCGGGTGGTGCCCTCCTGCATGTCTACGATGCGCTGTTCAAGGAGCCCGAGGTCGAGCATATCCTCGTGCGCCACGAGCAGGCGGCCACGCACATGGCCGACGGCTACGCACGTGCCACCGGCAAGGCCGGCGTGGTGCTGGTGACCTCGGGCCCCGGTGCGACCAACGCCATCACCGGCATCGCCACCGCCTACATGGACTCCATTCCGATGGTGGTGCTGTCGGGCCAGGTACCGAGCACCATGGTCGGCACCGACGCGTTCCAGGAAACCGACATGATCGGTATCTCCCGGCCGATCGTGAAGCACAGCTTCATGATCAAGAGCGTGCAGGAAATTCCCGAAGTCCTGAAAAAAGCCTTCTACCTGGCGCAATCCGGTCGCCCGGGCCCGGTGGTCGTGGACATTCCGAAGGACATGACCAACCCGACCGACAAGTTCGAGTACGTCTATCCGAAGAAGGCCAAGCTGCGCTCCTACAGCCCGGCAGTGCGTGGTCACTCGGGGCAGATCCGCAAGGCCGCTGAAATGCTGCTGGCGGCCAAGCGCCCGGTGTTGTACGCCGGTGGCGGGGTGATCCTGGGCGGCGGTTCGGCGCAGTTGACCGAGCTGGCGCATCTGCTCGACCTGCCGGTCACCAATACCCTGATGGGTCTGGGCGCCTTTCCGGGCACCGACCGCCAGTTCGTCGGCATGCTTGGCATGCACGGCAGCTACACCGCCAACCTGGTCATGCACCACGCCGACGTGATTCTGGCCGTGGGCGCGCGCTTCGACGACCGGGTCATCAACGGTGCGAGCAAGTTTTCGCCGAACGCCAAGATCATCCACGTCGACATCGACCCGGCGTCTATTTCCAAGACGATCAAGGCAGACGTGCCTATCGTCGGGCCGGTCGACAGTGTGCTGACCGAAATGGTCGCGACCCTCAAGGAAATCGGCCAGGCCCCCAACAAGGAGGCGGTTGCCGCCTGGTGGAAGCAGGTCGATGAGTGGCGTGGCGACCGTGGCCTGTTCCCTTACGAGAAAGGCGACGGCTCGAAAATCAAGCCGCAGACCGTGATAGAAACCCTCTGCGAAGTCACCAAGGGCGATGCCTATGTGACCTCCGACGTGGGCCAGCACCAGATGTTCGCCGCGCAGTACTACAAGTTCGACAAGCCCAACCGCTGGATCAACTCCGGTGGCCTGGGCACCATGGGCTTCGGCTTCCCGGCGGCCATGGGTGTCAAGTTGAGCTTCCCGGATGCCCACGTCGCCTGTGTCACCGGCGAAGGCAGCATCCAGATGAACATCCAGGAGCTGTCGACCTGCCTGCAGTACGGCTTGCCGGTCAAGATCATCCTGCTCAACAACGGTGTACTGGGCATGGTTCGCCAGTGGCAGGACATGAACTACGGCGGCCGCCATTCGCATTCGTACGTCGAGTCGCTGCCTGACTTCGTCAAGCTGGTCGAGTCCTATGGGCACGTCGGCATTCGTGTCACCGACCTCAAGGACCTCAAGCCGAAGATGGAGGAGGCGTTCGCCATGACCGATCGCCTGGTGTTCCTCGATATTCAGGTCGATGCGAGCGAGCACGTCTATCCGATGCAGATCAAGGACGGTTCGATGCGCGACATGTGGCTGAGCAAGACGGAGCGTACCTAA
- the ilvN gene encoding acetolactate synthase small subunit → MRHIISLLLENEPGALSRVVGLFSQRNYNIESLTVAPTEDPTLSRLTLTTVGHDEVIEQITKNLNKLIEVVKLVDLSESAHIERELMLVKVKATGAQRAEIKRTTDIYRGQIVDVSASVYTVQLTGTSDKLDSFIQAIGTASILETVRSGVTGIARGDKVLSI, encoded by the coding sequence ATGCGGCACATTATTTCCCTTCTGCTGGAAAACGAACCGGGTGCGTTGTCGCGAGTGGTCGGGCTGTTTTCCCAGCGCAACTACAATATCGAAAGCCTGACCGTGGCGCCGACCGAGGACCCGACCCTGTCGCGTCTGACGCTGACCACCGTGGGCCATGATGAGGTGATCGAGCAGATCACCAAGAACCTTAACAAGCTGATCGAAGTGGTCAAGCTGGTCGACCTGTCGGAAAGCGCGCACATCGAGCGCGAGCTGATGCTGGTCAAGGTCAAGGCCACCGGCGCCCAGCGTGCCGAGATCAAGCGCACCACCGACATCTACCGTGGGCAGATCGTCGACGTCAGTGCCAGTGTGTACACCGTGCAGCTGACCGGGACCAGCGACAAGCTCGACAGCTTCATTCAGGCTATCGGCACCGCCTCGATCCTCGAAACCGTGCGCAGTGGCGTCACCGGTATTGCTCGTGGCGACAAGGTTCTGAGCATTTAA
- the ilvC gene encoding ketol-acid reductoisomerase: protein MKVYYDKDCDLSIIQGKKVAIIGYGSQGHAQACNLKDSGVDVTVGLRKGSATVAKAEAHGLKVADVATAVAGADLVMILTPDEFQSQLYKNEVEPNIKKGATLAFSHGFAIHYNQVVPRADLDVIMIAPKAPGHTVRTEFVKGGGIPDLIAVYQDASGNAKNVALSYASGVGGGRTGIIETTFKDETETDLFGEQAVLCGGTVELVKAGFETLVEAGYAPEMAYFECLHELKLIVDLMYEGGIANMNYSISNNAEYGEYVTGPEVINAESRQAMRNALKRIQDGEYAKMFISEGATGYPSMTAKRRNNAAHGIEIIGEQLRSMMPWIAANKIVDKAKN, encoded by the coding sequence ATGAAAGTTTACTACGACAAAGACTGCGACCTTTCCATCATCCAGGGCAAGAAAGTCGCCATCATCGGTTACGGTTCCCAGGGCCACGCCCAGGCGTGCAACCTGAAAGACTCCGGTGTAGACGTCACTGTCGGTCTGCGTAAAGGTTCGGCGACCGTTGCCAAGGCTGAAGCCCACGGCCTGAAAGTCGCCGACGTGGCCACCGCCGTTGCTGGCGCCGACCTGGTCATGATCCTGACCCCGGACGAATTCCAGTCCCAGCTGTACAAGAACGAAGTCGAGCCGAACATCAAGAAGGGCGCCACCCTGGCCTTCTCCCACGGCTTCGCCATCCACTACAACCAGGTGGTACCGCGTGCCGACCTCGACGTGATCATGATCGCGCCAAAGGCTCCTGGCCACACCGTACGCACCGAGTTCGTCAAGGGCGGCGGTATCCCTGACCTGATCGCCGTTTACCAGGACGCTTCGGGCAATGCCAAGAACGTCGCCCTGTCCTACGCTTCGGGCGTCGGCGGCGGCCGCACCGGCATCATCGAAACCACCTTCAAGGACGAGACCGAAACCGACCTGTTCGGCGAACAGGCCGTTCTGTGCGGCGGTACCGTCGAGCTGGTCAAGGCCGGTTTCGAAACCCTGGTCGAAGCGGGCTACGCGCCGGAAATGGCCTACTTCGAGTGCCTGCACGAACTGAAGCTGATCGTCGACCTCATGTACGAAGGCGGCATCGCCAACATGAACTACTCGATCTCCAACAACGCCGAATACGGCGAGTACGTGACCGGCCCGGAAGTCATCAACGCCGAGTCGCGCCAGGCTATGCGTAACGCCTTGAAACGTATTCAGGACGGTGAATACGCCAAGATGTTCATCAGCGAGGGCGCAACCGGCTACCCTTCGATGACCGCCAAGCGTCGCAACAACGCTGCTCACGGCATCGAGATCATCGGCGAGCAACTGCGCTCGATGATGCCGTGGATCGCTGCGAACAAGATCGTCGACAAAGCCAAGAACTGA
- a CDS encoding YqcC family protein has protein sequence MDSRFLEVAEQLLLIERELRVLGWWDEVAPSPQALASVEPFSVDTLDFSQWLQWIFLPRMKLILEQDLPLPSASGILVMAEMVYANKAEQSRELRRLLARFDELIGQVQ, from the coding sequence ATGGATTCGCGCTTTCTCGAGGTCGCCGAACAACTGCTGCTGATCGAGCGCGAGCTTCGTGTGCTGGGTTGGTGGGACGAAGTCGCCCCCAGCCCGCAGGCGCTGGCCAGCGTCGAGCCGTTCAGCGTCGACACGCTGGACTTCTCGCAATGGCTGCAGTGGATCTTCCTGCCGCGCATGAAGCTGATCCTCGAACAGGATCTGCCGCTGCCCAGCGCCTCGGGCATTCTGGTGATGGCCGAGATGGTCTACGCCAACAAGGCCGAGCAGAGCCGCGAGTTGCGGCGGCTGCTGGCGCGCTTCGATGAATTGATCGGGCAGGTGCAGTAG
- the msrQ gene encoding protein-methionine-sulfoxide reductase heme-binding subunit MsrQ has translation MRYPLWRLGVFLLIGFWPVWWVYQAWLFALGPDPGKVLVDRLGLGTLVLVLVTLSMTPLQRLTGMPFWIVVRRQLGLWCFAYVSLHLAAYLFFVLGLDWSQLGVELRKRPYIIVGSVAYLCLMLLALTSNRFSQRRLGARWRKLHQLIYIVLGLGLLHFLWIVRADLQEWSVYAGIGVLLLVLRVPAVARRIPRIGGRKQLSATKL, from the coding sequence ATGCGATATCCGTTGTGGCGCCTTGGCGTGTTTCTGTTGATCGGCTTCTGGCCGGTGTGGTGGGTGTATCAGGCATGGTTGTTCGCCCTTGGGCCTGACCCGGGCAAGGTGCTGGTGGATCGCCTGGGTTTGGGCACTTTGGTTCTGGTGTTGGTGACCCTGAGCATGACGCCCTTGCAGCGCCTGACGGGCATGCCCTTCTGGATCGTGGTGCGTCGCCAGCTTGGCCTCTGGTGTTTCGCTTATGTGAGCCTGCACCTGGCCGCGTATCTGTTCTTTGTGCTGGGGCTGGACTGGAGCCAGCTCGGGGTGGAGTTGCGCAAGCGGCCGTACATCATTGTCGGGTCTGTGGCTTACCTGTGCTTGATGCTGCTGGCGCTGACCTCCAATCGCTTCAGCCAGCGCCGGCTCGGTGCGCGTTGGCGCAAGTTGCACCAGCTCATCTATATAGTGCTGGGCTTGGGCCTCCTGCATTTCCTCTGGATAGTGCGGGCCGATCTGCAGGAATGGTCGGTGTATGCCGGCATTGGTGTGCTGCTGCTGGTGCTGCGAGTGCCAGCAGTGGCGAGGCGAATCCCGCGTATTGGTGGGCGAAAACAACTTTCTGCAACAAAGTTGTGA
- the mrcB gene encoding penicillin-binding protein 1B, whose translation MTRTRSPRNAKKQPTGRLRSLLGWALKLSLVGLVILAGFAIYLDAIVQEKFSGKRWTIPAKVYARPLELFVGQKLRREDFLTELDALGYRRVSTLDGPGTAAVTASGVDLNTRGFQFYEGLEQAQPVHVRFNGDSVAELSSTQNAKLAVVRLEPLLIGGLYPKNLEDRILIKIDQVPPYLLDTLITVEDRDFYHHWGVSPKSIIRALWVNASAGQTRQGGSTLTQQLVKNFYLTNERSISRKLTEVMMALLLELHYDKREILEAYLNEVFIGQDGQRAVHGFGLASQFFFSQPLSELKLHQVALLVGMVKGPSAYNPRRYPDRALERRNLVLDLLAQQGVVPQAQVDAAKKMPLGVSKQGSLADSSFPGFLDLVKRQLRQDYRDEDLTEEGLRIFTSFDPILQRKAEAAVTETFKRFTGRKGIDGVETAMVVTNPESGEVQALVGSRLPGFAGFNRALDAVRPIGSLIKPAVYLTALEQPSKYTLTTWIKDEPFSVKGADGQVWTPKNYEGNSNGTIFLYQGLARSLNLSTARLGLDLGVPNVLKTLGRLGVEVDWPAFPAMLLGAGGLSPMQVATMYQTIANGGFNTPMRGIRSVLTADGKPLKRYPFQIQQRFDAGSIYLIQNAMQRVMREGTGRSVYNVLPSSINLAGKTGTSNDSRDSWFAGFSQDTLAVVWMGRDDNGKTPFTGATGSLQVWTSFMRKVDPLSLDTPLPDNVVQAWVDPHSGQGSDASCPGAVQMPYIRGSEPVAGTACNSGQAPAEGVMDWVKGWLDPSH comes from the coding sequence ATGACTCGTACTCGATCCCCTCGCAACGCCAAAAAACAACCCACCGGTCGCCTGCGCAGCCTGCTTGGCTGGGCTCTGAAGCTGAGCCTGGTGGGCCTGGTGATCCTCGCCGGCTTTGCCATCTACCTCGATGCCATCGTCCAGGAAAAGTTTTCCGGCAAACGCTGGACCATCCCGGCCAAGGTTTATGCGCGGCCGCTGGAGCTGTTCGTCGGCCAGAAACTGCGCAGGGAAGACTTCCTCACCGAGCTCGATGCCCTGGGCTATCGACGCGTGTCGACCCTCGACGGGCCGGGCACCGCTGCGGTGACCGCCAGCGGGGTGGATCTGAACACCCGCGGCTTCCAATTCTATGAAGGGCTTGAGCAGGCGCAGCCGGTGCACGTGCGCTTCAACGGCGACAGCGTGGCCGAGCTTTCCTCCACGCAGAATGCCAAGCTGGCGGTGGTTCGGCTGGAGCCGCTTTTGATCGGCGGGTTGTACCCCAAGAACCTCGAGGACCGCATCCTGATCAAGATCGACCAGGTGCCGCCGTACCTGCTAGACACCCTGATCACGGTCGAGGACCGCGACTTCTATCACCATTGGGGCGTGTCGCCCAAGTCGATCATCCGTGCACTCTGGGTCAACGCCTCGGCCGGGCAGACCCGCCAGGGCGGCAGTACCCTGACCCAGCAGTTGGTGAAGAACTTCTACCTGACCAACGAGCGCAGCATCAGCCGCAAGCTCACCGAAGTCATGATGGCGTTGCTGCTGGAGCTGCATTACGACAAGCGCGAGATCCTCGAGGCCTACCTCAACGAGGTGTTCATCGGCCAGGACGGCCAGCGCGCGGTGCATGGTTTCGGCCTGGCCAGCCAGTTCTTCTTCAGCCAGCCGCTGTCCGAGCTCAAGCTGCATCAGGTGGCCCTGCTGGTGGGCATGGTCAAGGGGCCGTCCGCCTACAATCCGCGGCGTTACCCCGACCGCGCTCTGGAGCGGCGTAATCTGGTGCTCGACTTGCTGGCCCAGCAAGGCGTGGTACCCCAGGCCCAGGTCGATGCCGCGAAGAAAATGCCCCTGGGCGTGTCCAAGCAGGGCAGCCTGGCCGACAGCTCGTTCCCTGGCTTCCTCGACCTGGTCAAGCGCCAGCTGCGCCAGGACTACCGCGACGAAGACTTGACCGAAGAAGGCCTGCGCATCTTCACCAGCTTCGACCCGATCCTGCAGCGCAAGGCCGAGGCTGCGGTGACCGAGACGTTCAAGCGTTTCACCGGGCGCAAGGGCATCGACGGCGTCGAGACGGCCATGGTCGTCACCAACCCGGAAAGCGGCGAAGTGCAGGCGTTGGTCGGCAGCCGCCTGCCGGGCTTCGCCGGCTTCAACCGGGCGCTGGACGCCGTGCGGCCGATCGGTTCGCTGATCAAGCCAGCGGTATATCTCACCGCGCTGGAACAGCCGAGCAAGTACACCCTGACCACCTGGATCAAGGACGAACCGTTTTCGGTCAAGGGCGCCGACGGCCAGGTGTGGACGCCGAAGAACTACGAAGGCAACTCCAACGGCACCATCTTCCTTTATCAGGGCCTGGCGCGGTCGCTGAACCTGTCCACCGCCCGGCTGGGCCTGGACCTGGGTGTGCCGAACGTGCTCAAGACCCTCGGCCGGCTAGGCGTCGAGGTCGACTGGCCAGCCTTCCCGGCGATGCTGCTGGGGGCCGGCGGGCTGTCGCCGATGCAGGTGGCAACCATGTACCAGACCATCGCCAACGGTGGCTTCAACACGCCGATGCGCGGTATCCGCAGCGTGCTGACCGCCGACGGCAAGCCGCTCAAACGCTATCCGTTCCAGATTCAGCAGCGCTTCGACGCCGGCTCCATCTACCTGATCCAGAACGCCATGCAGCGGGTCATGCGCGAGGGCACCGGGCGCTCGGTGTACAACGTGCTGCCGAGCTCCATCAATCTGGCCGGCAAGACCGGTACCAGCAACGATTCGCGCGACAGCTGGTTCGCCGGTTTCAGCCAGGACACCCTTGCGGTGGTGTGGATGGGGCGCGACGATAACGGCAAGACGCCGTTCACCGGCGCCACCGGCTCGCTGCAGGTGTGGACCAGTTTCATGCGCAAGGTCGACCCGCTGTCGCTGGACACGCCGCTGCCGGACAACGTCGTGCAGGCCTGGGTCGACCCGCACTCTGGCCAGGGCTCCGACGCCAGCTGCCCGGGCGCCGTGCAGATGCCGTATATTCGCGGCAGCGAACCGGTTGCCGGTACCGCCTGCAACAGCGGGCAGGCCCCGGCCGAGGGCGTGATGGACTGGGTCAAGGGCTGGCTCGACCCTTCCCACTGA